A stretch of Mastomys coucha isolate ucsf_1 unplaced genomic scaffold, UCSF_Mcou_1 pScaffold1, whole genome shotgun sequence DNA encodes these proteins:
- the Traf5 gene encoding TNF receptor-associated factor 5, with amino-acid sequence MAHPEEQAVVPCAFIRQNSGNSISLDFEPDTEYQFVEQLEERYKCAFCHSVLHNPHQTGCGHRFCQHCILSLRELNAVPICPVDKEVIKPQEVFKDNCCKREVLNLHVYCKNTPGCNARIILGRFQDHLQHCSFQAVPCPNESCREAMLRKDVKEHLSAYCRFREEKCLYCKRDIVVTNLQDHEENSCPAYPVSCPNKCMQTLPRAGVNEHLIVCPEAEQDCPFKHYGCTVKGKRGNLHEHERAALQDHMLLVLEKNFQLEQQISDLYQSLEQKESKIQQLAGTVKKFEKELKQFTQMFGRNGSFLSNVQALTSHTDKSAWLEAQVRQLLQIVNQQQSRLDLRSLVDAVDSVKQRITQLEASDQRLVLLEGETNKHDAHINIHKAQLNKNEERFKQLEGACYSGKLIWKVTDYRVKKREAVEGHTVSVFSQPFYTSRCGYRLCARAYLNGDGSGKGTHLSLYFVVMRGEFDSLLQWPFRQRVTLMLLDQSGKKNHIVETFKADPNSSSFKRPDGEMNIASGCPRFVSHSTLENSKNTYIKDDTLFLKVAVDLTDLEDL; translated from the exons ATGGCTCATCCGGAGGAGCAAGCGGTTGTCCCCTGTGCCTTCATCCGCCAGAACTCTGGCAACTCCATTTCCTTGGACTTTGAGCCCGACACAGAGTACCAATTTGTGGAGCAGCTAGAAGAACGCTACAAATGTGCCTTCTGCCACTCGGTGCTTCACAACCCCCACCAAACCGGCTGCGGGCACCGCTTCTGCCAGCATTGCATCCTGTCTCTGAG AGAATTGAACGCAGTGCCAATTTGCCCGGTAGACAAGGAGGTCATCAAGCCTCAGGAG GTGTTTAAAGACAACTGCTGCAAAAGAGAAGTTCTCAATTTACACGTCTACTGCAAAAACACTCCCGGATGCAATGCCAGGATTATTCTGGGACGATTCCAG GACCACCTTCAGCACTGCTCCTTCCAAGCTGTGCCCTGCCCTAATGAGAGCTGCCGGGAAGCCATGCTCCGGAAAGATGTGAAAGAGCATCTGAGCGCGTACTGCCGGTTCCGGGAGGAGAAGTGCCTTTACTGCAAGAGGGACATAGTGGTGACCAACCTGCAG GATCATGAGGAAAACTCGTGCCCTGCGTACCCAGTGTCTTGTCCCAACAAGTGTATGCAGACTCTTCCGAGAGCTGGG GTGAATGAACACCTTATTGTGTGTCCTGAGGCTGAGCAAGACTGTCCCTTTAAGCACTATGGCTGCACTGTCAAG GGTAAGCGGGGAAACTTGCATGAGCATGAGCGGGCAGCCCTGCAGGACCACATGCTTCTGGTTTTAGAGAAGAACTTCCAACTAGAACAGCAG ATCTCTGACTTATATCAGAGTCTCGAACAGAAGGAAAGCAAGATCCAGCAGCTGGCAGGAACCGTGAAGAAGTTTGAAAAGGAGCTTAAGCAGTTCACGCAAATGTTTGGCCGAAATGGAAGTTTCCTCTCAAACGTCCAG GCTCTCACCAGTCACACGGACAAGTCGGCTTGGCTAGAAGCACAGGTGCGGCAGCTGCTACAAATAGTTAACCAGCAGCAGAGTCGGCTCGACCTGAGGTCTCTGGTGGATGCCGTTGACAGTGTGAAACAGAGGATCACTCAGCTAGAAGCCAGTGACCAGAGattag TTCTTCTGGAGGGGGAGACCAACAAGCACGATGCACACATTAATATCCACAAAGCACAGCTGAATAAGAATGAAGAGCGGTTCAAGCAGCTGGAGGGCGCCTGCTACAGTGGCAAACTCATTTGGAAGGTGACAGATTACAGGGTGAAGAAGAGGGAGGCCGTGGAGGGGCACACGGTGTCCGTCTTCAGCCAGCCTTTCTACACCAGCCGCTGTGGCTACCGGCTCTGTGCCAGGGCGTACTTGAACGGGGATGGGTCGGGGAAGGGAACGCACCTGTCCCTGTACTTTGTGGTGATGCGGGGTGAGTTTGACTCGCTGTTACAATGGCCGTTCAGGCAGAGGGTGACCTTGATGCTTTTGGACCAGAGTGGCAAGAAAAACCACATTGTGGAGACCTTCAAAGCTGACCCCAACAGCAGCAGCTTCAAGAGGCCCGACGGCGAGATGAACATTGCCTCTGGCTGTCCCCGCTTTGTCTCGCATTCTACGCTAGAGAATTCCAAGAACACCTACATTAAAGACGACACCCTATTCTTGAAAGTGGCCGTGGATCTAACGGACTTGGAAGATCTGTAA